The following proteins are co-located in the Candidatus Margulisiibacteriota bacterium genome:
- a CDS encoding YajQ family cyclic di-GMP-binding protein, translating to MSKDSSFDIVSEVDLSEMDNAINMAMKEVNTRFDFKGSCADIKRKENSLELMADDETRMANLIDILENKMIKREIHIKFLDPQGIVDSLGGNVKQTILIKQGLTTEKSKEISKFIRDAKFKVKSQINGDKLKVTAAKKDELQTVIQSLKNEDFGVVLQFTNYR from the coding sequence ATGAGTAAAGATTCCTCCTTTGATATTGTTTCTGAAGTAGATTTGAGTGAGATGGATAACGCCATTAATATGGCGATGAAAGAAGTAAATACTCGTTTTGACTTTAAAGGAAGCTGTGCTGATATCAAAAGAAAAGAAAATTCATTAGAGTTAATGGCAGACGATGAAACAAGAATGGCTAATTTAATTGATATTTTAGAAAATAAAATGATCAAAAGAGAAATTCACATTAAATTTTTAGACCCTCAAGGTATCGTTGACTCTCTAGGTGGAAACGTTAAACAAACTATATTGATAAAGCAAGGTTTAACAACCGAGAAATCAAAAGAGATAAGCAAATTTATTAGAGATGCAAAATTTAAAGTCAAATCACAAATTAATGGCGATAAATTAAAGGTTACAGCCGCAAAGAAGGATGAACTACAAACAGTTATTCAATCTTTGAAAAATGAAGATTTTGGGGTTGTTTTACAGTTCACTAACTACAGATAA
- a CDS encoding NAD(P)/FAD-dependent oxidoreductase, translating into MNNNHDLIIIGGGAAGLIAGISAKTFYPQAKVTILEKNDACGKKLLITGKGRCNITTSNTNIPSFIEVIGKNGKWLRDALTQFSIAETIDFFVSLGIKVQEERGNRIFPESANASFVRDKLIEKIKELGVEIRCTSTVKEVQINDSFTLTTKNGHKYVTNNLLIATGGLSYPTTGSTGDGYLFAQESGHTIITPTPSLIGIKCQEVWIRELAGLTLNNVKAEIYQNNKKHLEKFGDLLFTHVGVSGPIILDMSKDIHHLISSRLTPTQLSLDLKPAVSPQLLDARVQRICQDEGKKNIKSLITKLLPGKMIDVFIALNKLDANNKLSEIKKEERIKIITSLKKTIITLTEVEGFDKAIITSGGVSLKEVNPKNMEYKMVKNLFLAGEVLDLDGPTGGYNLQIAWSTGYLVGKSIICS; encoded by the coding sequence ATGAACAATAACCATGACCTTATAATAATAGGTGGCGGTGCTGCTGGCTTAATAGCAGGAATTTCAGCCAAGACATTTTACCCTCAAGCAAAAGTAACAATTTTAGAAAAAAACGATGCTTGTGGCAAAAAATTACTGATAACAGGCAAAGGTAGATGTAACATCACAACCTCAAACACAAATATTCCCTCATTTATTGAAGTAATTGGCAAAAACGGAAAATGGCTGAGAGATGCGTTAACTCAATTTTCTATTGCTGAAACCATCGATTTTTTTGTTTCACTAGGTATTAAAGTACAAGAAGAACGTGGCAACCGTATTTTCCCAGAATCTGCAAACGCCTCATTCGTAAGAGATAAATTAATTGAAAAAATTAAAGAGCTAGGAGTAGAGATACGTTGCACTTCTACAGTCAAAGAGGTTCAGATTAATGATTCTTTTACTCTAACAACTAAAAACGGACATAAATACGTGACGAATAACTTATTAATAGCTACAGGCGGGTTATCCTACCCAACAACTGGCTCAACAGGAGATGGCTACCTGTTTGCCCAGGAATCAGGTCACACGATAATTACGCCAACACCTTCCTTAATAGGAATTAAATGCCAAGAAGTCTGGATAAGAGAACTTGCTGGGCTAACCTTGAACAATGTAAAGGCAGAAATTTACCAAAACAATAAAAAACATCTAGAAAAATTTGGAGATTTATTATTTACTCATGTTGGAGTTAGTGGCCCCATCATCCTAGATATGAGTAAAGATATTCATCACCTAATTAGTTCACGATTAACTCCAACTCAATTATCTTTAGATTTGAAGCCAGCAGTGTCACCCCAATTACTTGATGCTAGAGTACAAAGAATTTGCCAAGACGAAGGCAAGAAAAACATCAAAAGCCTTATAACAAAGCTCCTCCCAGGCAAAATGATAGATGTATTTATTGCCCTAAACAAACTTGATGCCAACAATAAATTATCAGAAATAAAAAAAGAAGAAAGAATTAAAATAATTACATCACTAAAGAAAACAATCATCACCTTAACTGAAGTTGAGGGTTTTGATAAAGCTATTATTACGTCAGGCGGAGTTTCATTAAAAGAAGTTAATCCTAAAAATATGGAATATAAAATGGTAAAAAATTTATTTTTAGCTGGTGAAGTATTGGATTTAGATGGACCTACTGGTGGTTATAATTTACAAATAGCTTGGAGTACAGGATATTTAGTGGGTAAGAGTATTATCTGTAGTTAG
- the panC gene encoding pantoate--beta-alanine ligase yields the protein MLIIKNTLDYLNIYQAQLENKKIGFVPTMGFLHEGHLSLVKESVKNNQITIVSIFINPTQFVKGEDFATYPKNTEHDLKLLEANNVDIVFIPEAEDLYPPDHKSLIKIEINQNFTNKLCGKHRRGHFGGVALIVMKLFSIIQADNAYFGLKDYQQYVLIKNLSLDFFPRTKIHALPTIRESSGLAMSSRNTYLNDKEKKLASLIYATLLKFTEIIKISKTINQEELIKAFEALLLKESTAFELQYLEIYDDTLNKIKKYKKNQTFIGTAVYLNNVRLIDNLIF from the coding sequence ATGCTTATAATCAAGAATACTCTTGATTACTTAAATATCTATCAAGCTCAATTAGAAAACAAAAAAATAGGCTTTGTGCCAACAATGGGATTCCTACATGAAGGGCACCTTTCCTTGGTTAAAGAATCTGTCAAAAATAATCAAATAACTATCGTTAGCATTTTTATTAACCCAACTCAATTTGTAAAAGGAGAAGATTTTGCTACTTACCCTAAAAATACTGAGCATGACTTAAAATTATTAGAAGCAAATAACGTAGATATCGTGTTTATTCCGGAAGCAGAAGATCTCTATCCTCCCGACCATAAATCTTTAATAAAAATTGAAATAAATCAAAATTTTACAAACAAACTTTGTGGCAAGCATCGAAGAGGACATTTTGGTGGAGTAGCTCTTATCGTCATGAAATTATTTTCTATTATCCAAGCAGACAATGCTTATTTCGGATTGAAGGATTATCAACAATACGTTTTAATAAAAAATTTATCTCTGGATTTTTTCCCTAGAACAAAAATTCACGCTCTTCCAACGATAAGAGAGAGTAGTGGGCTAGCAATGAGCTCTAGGAATACTTATCTTAATGATAAAGAAAAGAAACTAGCCTCATTAATCTACGCAACATTACTTAAGTTTACTGAAATAATTAAAATATCAAAAACAATCAATCAGGAGGAGTTAATAAAGGCTTTTGAAGCCTTACTTTTAAAAGAATCTACCGCTTTTGAATTACAATATCTAGAAATCTATGATGATACACTTAATAAAATAAAAAAATATAAGAAAAACCAAACCTTTATTGGAACAGCAGTTTACCTAAATAACGTCAGATTAATTGATAATCTTATTTTTTAA
- the topA gene encoding type I DNA topoisomerase — translation MVKNLVIVESPAKAKTISKYLSNDYIVKASMGHIIDLPTKELGVDVDNNFNPTYQVSKEKKKIVTELKELAKNAEKIWLATDEDREGEAISWHIQSALKIKNENYERIVFHEITKTAILKAIENPRKIDLNLVNAQQARRVIDRLVGYKLSPLLWKKIRTGLSAGRVQSVAVRFVVEREEEIKKFEAKEQWKIKGIGEHSQKSIPVTLSTINNKKAEITAIEQVKKVINEIFSNPEIQEKINAKTNNKEIQITIPNDFLLKVFDVKKTISRRNPSVPFTTSTLQQEAHRKFGLPVAITMKLAQQLYEGIDMDHDRIALITYMRTDSLNISNESLEQITEYIKKNMGADYALPKHRVFKTKSKGAQEAHEAIRPININLTPESLANKLDPQLLKLYTLIWKRTVATQMPEAEIENTIISYHANDDTKYVFETVGKVIKFDGFMKLYIEDTDDEKEEDEDSLLPNIKINDIIPLQAMDALQAFTKPPARYTEASLVKKLESEGVGRPSTYAPTISTIVARGYIEKEKKFLVPTEIAFIVTNFLKEYFQDIISYKFTANIEESFDDIAVGKTEWVSMIRDFYEPFAKQLDHTYKTAKKHVEETDKICPECKNPLVIRISKYGKFLSCSKFPECKYTEKIEGEQALDVPRDENEKISEEKCPKCGKNMVYKKGRFGEFLACSDYPTCKSTKSEKKVIREKACPECKSDIVEKRTKKGKIFYGCDSFPKCKYAVWNLEDLDK, via the coding sequence ATGGTAAAGAATCTTGTAATTGTAGAGTCACCAGCAAAAGCAAAAACAATCTCAAAGTATTTGAGTAATGATTATATTGTAAAAGCATCCATGGGACATATTATTGATTTACCTACGAAAGAACTTGGAGTAGATGTTGATAATAACTTTAATCCTACATACCAAGTATCCAAAGAAAAAAAGAAAATTGTCACAGAGCTTAAAGAATTAGCAAAAAACGCTGAAAAAATCTGGTTAGCAACCGACGAAGATAGAGAAGGAGAAGCTATATCCTGGCATATCCAATCTGCTCTTAAAATAAAAAATGAGAATTATGAAAGAATAGTTTTTCACGAAATAACTAAAACTGCTATTCTGAAAGCAATCGAAAATCCAAGAAAAATTGACCTTAATTTAGTTAATGCTCAACAAGCCAGAAGAGTTATTGATAGATTAGTTGGTTATAAATTATCTCCACTACTATGGAAAAAAATCAGAACAGGTCTTAGTGCAGGAAGAGTTCAATCTGTAGCAGTTAGGTTTGTAGTAGAGAGAGAAGAAGAAATCAAAAAATTTGAGGCTAAAGAGCAATGGAAAATAAAAGGAATAGGGGAACACTCCCAAAAAAGTATCCCAGTAACTCTTAGCACTATTAACAATAAAAAAGCCGAAATAACCGCTATAGAACAAGTTAAAAAAGTAATTAATGAAATTTTTTCTAACCCTGAAATTCAAGAAAAAATTAATGCAAAAACCAATAATAAAGAAATACAGATTACAATACCAAATGATTTCCTGCTTAAAGTCTTTGATGTGAAGAAAACCATAAGTAGAAGAAATCCTTCCGTACCATTTACAACCTCAACTCTTCAACAAGAAGCGCATCGAAAATTCGGATTACCAGTAGCGATCACAATGAAATTAGCCCAACAGTTATATGAAGGGATAGACATGGACCATGACCGAATAGCACTAATTACCTACATGAGAACAGACTCACTCAATATATCAAATGAATCTCTAGAACAAATAACTGAGTATATTAAAAAAAATATGGGTGCTGATTATGCTTTACCTAAACATAGAGTTTTTAAAACAAAATCAAAAGGTGCTCAAGAAGCCCACGAGGCTATTAGGCCAATTAACATTAACTTAACCCCTGAGTCTTTAGCAAATAAGTTAGACCCTCAATTGCTCAAGCTATATACGCTTATTTGGAAAAGAACAGTTGCTACACAAATGCCAGAAGCTGAAATAGAAAACACAATAATCAGTTATCATGCCAACGATGATACAAAGTACGTTTTTGAAACAGTAGGTAAAGTAATTAAGTTTGATGGCTTTATGAAGCTGTATATTGAAGATACTGATGATGAAAAAGAGGAAGACGAAGACAGTTTACTTCCTAATATAAAGATAAATGATATTATCCCGCTTCAAGCTATGGATGCGCTACAAGCCTTCACAAAGCCACCAGCAAGGTACACTGAAGCTTCCCTTGTCAAAAAGCTAGAAAGCGAAGGCGTCGGTCGTCCATCAACTTATGCTCCGACTATCTCCACAATTGTTGCTAGAGGATACATTGAAAAAGAAAAAAAGTTTTTGGTACCAACAGAAATAGCCTTTATTGTTACTAATTTTTTAAAGGAATATTTTCAAGATATTATCAGCTATAAATTTACGGCTAACATTGAAGAGTCTTTTGATGATATCGCTGTTGGTAAAACCGAGTGGGTCTCAATGATTAGAGATTTTTATGAACCTTTTGCCAAACAGTTAGACCATACATATAAAACAGCTAAAAAACATGTAGAAGAAACAGATAAAATCTGCCCAGAATGCAAGAATCCCTTAGTAATTAGAATTAGCAAATATGGTAAATTTCTTTCTTGCTCTAAATTTCCGGAATGTAAGTATACGGAAAAAATCGAAGGAGAACAGGCACTTGATGTTCCAAGAGATGAAAATGAAAAAATTTCAGAAGAAAAATGTCCTAAATGTGGTAAGAACATGGTTTACAAAAAGGGTAGATTTGGTGAATTTCTTGCTTGTTCTGATTATCCAACTTGCAAATCAACAAAATCAGAAAAAAAAGTAATCAGAGAAAAAGCTTGTCCAGAGTGTAAGAGTGACATAGTTGAAAAAAGAACTAAAAAAGGTAAAATATTTTATGGTTGTGACAGTTTTCCAAAATGCAAATACGCTGTGTGGAATTTAGAGGATTTGGATAAATGA